The Niastella koreensis GR20-10 genome includes a window with the following:
- a CDS encoding S8 family peptidase produces MNKLVKVAGLLTAFVIAEQTSFAQQEKTFKTGAVPNGWHLLDNTKDGYYGISVNKAYDFIHSKNLKGKTVLVAIIDSGIDTLHEDLKDILWVNPKEIPGNGIDDDGNGYVDDIHGWNFIGGKDGKNVKQDSYEGARVYHMFKSKYADQKVDTTKMSRDEKDQYKMWLKAKSKVEGDGGDEQIDVVRLRKYLTTAQKSDSIIRAGMGKDTYTGNQLDTFKTESPEQSSAKGALMFLFKNNQMMETTNKEFLDGFDEFVSGEERKEEAKTKAPEDYRGNVTHDNEQDINDRSYGNADVMASTPFHGTHVAGIIGAERNNGKGMDGVADNVRIMMIRAVPDGDEHDKDIALAIRYAADNGAKVVNMSFGKDFSPQKKWIEDAVRYAESKGVLLVHAAGNDAKNVDTADNFPNPVMKDTHKKASNWITVGASGDPNSGGYTASFSNYGKKQVDVFAPGVKIYSSIPGGNTYGIAQGTSMACPVVVGTAALLLEYFPYLTPQQLKYCIMKSAQNPGVKVSKPGTDEVVNMSELCVSGGVINAYEAAKVAATLNPTGKKVAPKTVSPKPTMKNKKG; encoded by the coding sequence ATGAACAAACTGGTAAAAGTAGCAGGATTACTCACTGCCTTTGTGATTGCTGAACAAACTTCTTTTGCGCAGCAGGAGAAAACCTTTAAAACAGGCGCTGTGCCGAATGGATGGCATCTGCTCGATAACACCAAGGATGGGTATTATGGGATCAGCGTAAATAAAGCCTATGATTTCATTCACTCCAAGAACCTGAAAGGGAAGACCGTGCTGGTGGCGATCATCGATTCAGGCATCGATACCCTGCATGAGGACCTGAAAGACATTCTTTGGGTAAACCCCAAAGAGATCCCCGGTAATGGCATCGACGATGACGGAAACGGCTATGTGGATGACATTCACGGCTGGAACTTTATAGGCGGTAAAGATGGCAAGAACGTAAAACAGGATTCTTATGAAGGCGCCCGCGTTTACCATATGTTTAAAAGCAAATACGCCGATCAAAAGGTAGATACCACCAAAATGAGCCGGGATGAAAAAGACCAGTACAAAATGTGGTTGAAAGCCAAATCAAAAGTAGAAGGCGATGGTGGCGATGAACAGATCGATGTGGTTAGACTGAGAAAATATTTAACCACCGCCCAAAAAAGCGACAGCATTATTCGTGCAGGCATGGGTAAAGACACCTATACCGGCAACCAGCTGGATACCTTTAAAACCGAATCGCCCGAACAGAGTTCGGCCAAAGGCGCCCTGATGTTCCTTTTCAAGAACAACCAGATGATGGAAACCACCAACAAGGAGTTCCTGGATGGTTTTGACGAGTTTGTTAGCGGTGAAGAAAGAAAAGAAGAGGCAAAAACAAAAGCGCCTGAAGATTACCGTGGTAACGTTACCCACGATAATGAGCAGGACATCAACGACCGTAGCTACGGTAATGCCGATGTAATGGCATCTACCCCCTTCCATGGCACCCACGTGGCCGGGATCATTGGCGCCGAGCGCAACAATGGTAAAGGAATGGACGGCGTTGCCGATAACGTACGTATTATGATGATCCGTGCCGTGCCTGATGGCGATGAGCACGATAAAGATATTGCCCTGGCCATCCGCTATGCGGCCGATAACGGCGCCAAAGTGGTGAACATGAGCTTTGGTAAAGACTTTTCTCCCCAGAAAAAATGGATAGAAGATGCCGTTAGATATGCTGAAAGCAAAGGCGTATTACTGGTGCATGCAGCAGGTAACGACGCCAAAAACGTTGATACCGCCGACAATTTCCCTAACCCGGTCATGAAGGATACCCATAAAAAGGCTTCTAACTGGATCACGGTAGGCGCCAGCGGCGACCCCAATTCCGGTGGTTATACAGCCAGCTTCAGTAACTATGGTAAAAAACAGGTAGATGTGTTTGCACCCGGCGTTAAGATCTACTCGAGCATTCCCGGTGGCAATACCTATGGCATTGCCCAGGGTACCAGCATGGCCTGCCCGGTGGTAGTTGGTACCGCAGCCCTGTTGCTGGAATATTTCCCTTACCTCACGCCGCAGCAGTTGAAATACTGCATCATGAAATCGGCCCAGAACCCTGGCGTTAAAGTGAGCAAACCAGGTACCGACGAAGTAGTGAATATGAGCGAACTGTGCGTAAGCGGTGGCGTTATCAATGCCTACGAAGCTGCCAAGGTGGCTGCTACGCTTAATCCTACAGGTAAAAAGGTGGCTCCTAAAACAGTGTCGCCTAAGCCAACTATGAAGAATAAGAAAGGATAA
- a CDS encoding DinB family protein, whose protein sequence is MVTRKDIAVPDFFKTYINALQEDNLQEALANNTRRFRKLLKQIPHKKINFAYAEGKWTIKELLQHIIDSERVFIYRALTFARHDPALLPGFDENNWAIAAKAPKRKWNELVEEFKALRTANELFLNSLDDDQLLQTGSANNNQISVAGLAFVCAGHVAHHIRIIRERYLGDQPARKEKEKVKAKIIKKKKKKAGAKTKVKQHRA, encoded by the coding sequence ATGGTGACCAGAAAAGACATTGCCGTACCTGATTTTTTCAAAACCTATATCAATGCCCTGCAGGAAGACAATTTGCAGGAGGCATTGGCCAACAACACCCGCCGGTTTAGAAAACTCCTGAAACAGATCCCACACAAAAAGATCAACTTTGCCTATGCGGAAGGCAAATGGACGATCAAGGAATTGCTGCAGCACATCATTGATTCCGAGCGGGTATTTATCTACCGGGCACTCACCTTTGCCCGTCACGACCCGGCGCTCCTGCCTGGTTTTGACGAGAACAACTGGGCCATAGCGGCCAAAGCCCCCAAACGCAAATGGAACGAGCTGGTAGAAGAATTCAAAGCCCTGCGCACGGCCAATGAACTGTTCCTGAATTCGCTCGATGATGACCAGTTACTGCAAACCGGGTCGGCCAATAACAACCAGATCAGCGTTGCCGGACTGGCCTTTGTTTGTGCAGGCCATGTTGCCCATCACATACGCATCATTCGCGAAAGATACCTGGGCGATCAACCTGCCAGAAAAGAGAAGGAAAAAGTAAAGGCAAAGATCATTAAGAAGAAAAAGAAAAAAGCCGGAGCCAAAACGAAGGTGAAGCAACACAGGGCGTGA